The DNA sequence GCCAGTCGGTCGAAAGGTTCACGTTCAGGACTTCGGCCTTGATGTCCTTGAAGGCGTTTTCGATGCTGCCGTATTCCGTTTCGAGGTCGAATGCGTCAGTTGCATGCGCAATGTGCAAGTAACTGTTCGCGTCGAAGCGGTCAACAAACTTTGTTCCCTGATAACGTAAGTAGCTTTCGATCGGGAGATTCAAGTCGTACGGCGTCGTGTACGATACGGCGTGATTTCTGTTTTCCTGATCCTGGGCGCGCTTGAACTTCTTCTCCATGCCGACGGCGGAGAGGTACGTGATGTGCGCGAGTTTGCGGGCGTTCGCAAGGCCGATGTCCGGTCTTGTCTTACCTTCTTCGTAATAGTCGCCACCGTGGAAGTTTGGGTCCTGCGTGATGACATCGCGGGCCACAACTTCAAAGCCGAGTGCCTGGCTCGAGAATCTGGGCGAGCTTGCGATCACGATGATGCGCTTCACCTGTTCCGGGTAGTAGATGGCCCACTTCATCGCCTGGAATCCACCCATGGAACCACCGATGACGCTGTAGAATTCCTTGATGCCGAGAGCGTTTGCGAGTTCCTTCTGGGCATGCACCATGTCGCCTATCGTGATGGTAGGGAAAGTACTGCCATAAGGTTTGCCCGTGCGCGGGTTGATCGTTGCCGGGCCGGTAGATCCCTTGCATCCGCCGAGGATGTTGCTGCAAACTACAAAGAATCGGTCTGTATCGATAGCCTTGCCAGGTCCGATGAGTTCGTCCCACCAGCCGGGCTTCTTGTCATTTTCGGTGTACCAGCCGGCAGCGTGTGCATCGGCTGTTAACGGCGAGCAAACCCACACGGCGTTGTCGCCGGCGGAGTTCAGTGTGCCATAGGTCTCGTAACGGAGGGTGAGGGCCGGGAGCGTCTTGCCGCTTTCCAACAAAAAGCCTTTTTCACCGTAATCCTTGTTAAAATCCTTTGGGACAACGGGACCAAACGATTTATGCAAATATTCACTCATATGCATAAAAAATAGTAAAGTTTTAGTAGGAAGTAGGCGGTAGACAGTAGGAAGAGATAGTTCTCTCGTTTTTTGTTTTCGACGATAGTTTTTGTTTATTGTTGCTTATAAATTGTACTTCCTACTTCTAACTTCCTACCGTCTACTACATTGTAAATTCTTTTCATGCGATTTTTATCACGTTTTTCACCACTTTTACTTTTGTAACTTATTGAATTGCTTGTAGTTACGGATCCCGATTTGCGGAAAATTGTCAAAAAATCAGATTTTACAATTGTTTTCTATGGATACAGATGAGACGATTGTGTATGCATTTTTGATGTTTTTCTCAAATCAAAGTAAGTTTTCGTTATTATATTTCTCACACATCGTGGGCTGATTGTGCCCTCAAGTTTTAACTCAAAGGACTAAAATGAAACGTCTCTCTCTCTTTGCTATGGCTCTTGTAGTCTCCGGCCTCGTTGCTTGCAACCAAGCTTCCGCTGGCGGTTCGTTCAACCAGCAGGCTCGCCTGGATAACCTTGAAAAGGATTTCAAGCAGGTCAAGGAAGAATTTGAAATCATCAAGTATGCCCTCGACAAGCGTGGCATCTCCCTTGAACAGGCCCGTGCCGAAATGGAAGCCGACAACAAGGTCTGGGACATCCCGGATGATGAAAGCCCGGTCTTTGGCAATACCAAGAACCCGAAGCTCACGATTGTCGAATTCACGGAATTCCAGTGCCCGTACTGCTCTCGTATTGCTCCGACCATGCAGGAACTCAACAAGAAGTACCCGAACGAAATCAAGTTCGTCTACAAGCACTTCCCGCTTAGCTTCCACTCCAATGCCAAGGCTGCAGCCGCTTCTTCTATCGCAGCTCAGAAGCAGGGCAAGTTCTGGGAATACCGCTATGCTCTCGCACCGCACTCCCGTGAACTCTCTGATTCCATCTACATCGCAGTCGCTAAGGAAGTTGGCCTCAACATCGAACAGTTCAAGAAGGACATGGTTCTCGATTCCGCTATGAGCGCTCGCATCGACAAGGACTTCCAGTTGGGCGTCAAGGTCGGCGTTCAGGGTACCCCGAACTTCTACATCAACGGCAAGCGTCAGGACCGCTTCAGCCCGGATCTCGTCGAAAAGATGTTGAAGGAAGCCAAGTAATTACGTTTTCAGGCGTACACGTTAAATCGATTGACGTGTGCGCTTTTTATTTCGCAGGTTTATAATTTTAAATCAAAAACAACAAAAGGATGCACATTATGATTAAGCAATCATTGAAAGTTGCCTCGCTCGCCGTCCTCGGCTTGAGTGTTACAGCTGCAATGGCTCAGCCGAAACGTCCGCATCTGGCTGTGTACAAGTTCTTCGATGAACAGTACCGTCCGGGTGGATACGATTACTCTTACGGCGGCACGAGCAAGGGTGTCACCATCACAAAGTCTGGTGGTTACAAGTCCAAGGCTGCCTTGAACATCAAGTTGGACCCGAAGGAATACTCCGGTGCTTCCATCTGCCTTTACAACGAATTCTTCGACTTGAACAAGTACATGCTTGACTCCAAGGTCGAATTCATGATCAAGGGCAAGAACGGTGGCGAAGCCGTGAAGGTCGGTCTCCTTGATGAAGAAGTTTCTGACGGCAAGAAGACTCAGGTTGTGCTTCCGATGAACAAGTACATCGAAGGCGGCGCCGTGACGACGGACTGGAAGAAGGTTTCCATTCCTCTCGTGGACTTCCCGGACCGTGGTCTCTACTGGGACAACACCCGCAAGTCCGAATTCCCGGCTCGTATCGACTGGGACAAGATTGCTGAAATCCGTTTCTCCATAGACAAGAGCGCTGCAAGCGAATTCGAAGTCTGGATCGACAATATCGAAATCGTGAAGGGCAACAAGAAGGCTGCCCCGAAGAAGCAGATGGTCTACTGGGATGAAAACAACGACGTCATCGACGGTCCGAAGAACCCGGAAAAGCTCGACGGCAAGGCCAAGACGCTCGCTACGTTCTACGACAACCAGGTCAAGGGTTTTGCTTACAGCTACGGTGGCCTCACCGCTCAGCGTGAAGCTCAGTCCAAGACTCCGGGCAACAAGAACGTGCTCGCCATGTACATCGATAACAACGACTGGTCTGGCGTGACCTACTCTCTCGGTGAAGGTAAGTTCATTGACCTCTCCAAGGTTCGCGACAAGGGCGGTCTCTACTTCTGGATCAAGGGTAAGCTCGGCGGCGAAAAGCTCTACGTCGGTATCCTCGACAACCAGGGCAACGACATCAAGAGCCAGACCAAGGTCGGTCTCAACGATTGGATCAAGGTCTCCAAGGATTGGCAGCTCGCCAAGATTCCTCTCAAGCGCTTCACCGACAAGGGCAAGGCTTGGGACGCTAACAAGCAGGCCGAAGTTGCCAAGGACATCAAGTGGGACAAGATTCAGGAAATCCGCTTCTCTGTCGGTAAGGGCGAAAACGCAGGTGAACCGGGCAAGCCGGCTCCTGTGACGGTCTTTGTGGACCAGATCACCTTCACATCTAACATCGACTGGGTGGACCCGGATCTCAAGTGGGATTCCTTCAAGTCCAACGCTCCGGACTACGTGATTTCCGACTTCGAAGGCAAGTTTGCCAAGGACAAGTGGGAACCGTCCACTGGTCCGAAGTCTCAGCTCAAGTTCAAGATTGAAAACTGCGCCGAATTCAAGAGCAACTGCTTGAATATCGAACACTACCTCCTTGCTGACTGGGTTGACGTCGTGCTCGACATGCAGAAGAATGGCCGTCCGGCTGCTGACCGTGACTGGACCAAGCACTGGGGCCTCATGTTCGACGTGTACTCCGACAAGGCTTGGCAGTCCATCACCGTTCAGGTTCAGGATGCTGGCAACGAAATCTTCGTTTCTAACGTCGGTGCTCCGAAGGGCAAGACCACAATCCTCGTTCCGTTCCGTACGTTCGGCAAGTTCCCGTACTATCAACCGCCTAACGCTGTTGAAAACGGTCTCTTCGACCTCAAGGGTGTAACTGCTCTCGACTTCAAGCCGAGTGGTGAAGGTACTGCCGGTGGCTTCAAGGTGGACAACATCCGCCTCACCAACCAGCGCGCTGTCAAGGCTAAGGAACGTCCGGCTGTCATCAAGGTTTTGGTGAAGGGCGAAAAGGAAGTTCTCAACCCGGAAATCTCTGGTGGCCTCTTCGGTATCAACGCAGCCCTTTGGGACGGCGACATGCTCGACAACAAGAACTTCAAGGTTCAGACTCGCGAATTTGCAAAGCGCATCAACCACGGCATTATCCGTTACCCGGGTGGTCTCCGTGCTGATGACGACCACTGGAAGGAAATCCTCGACAACCACGACTGGATGGTCGATACCGACGAATTCCTCGAATGGTTGAAGAAGACTGGCTCTAACGCCATGTTCACTGTGAACTTCGGTTCTGGCACGGAACAGGAAGCCGCTGCTTGGGTCAAGCACACGAACATCGACAAGAAGGCCGGCATCCTCTACTGGGAAATCGGTAACGAAATCTACGGTAACTGGCATCCGTATTACGAAAAGTATGGTAAGGACGGCGGTACCATCTATGGTAAGCGCGCTCGTAAGTTCATCGAAGCCATGAAGAAAGTTGACCCGACCATCAAGGTGGCTGTGCTCGGCGTTCTCGAAGGCGACTGGAACGAAAAGGTCCTTGCTGAAACGGGTGACATTGCTGACGGTCTTATCGTCCACCACTACCCGCAGCACTTCGGTGAAGAAAACGACTTCGCTATGCTCTCTGCTCCGCAGACCCTCACTGCAATCTACGAACGTTTGCACAAGGTCGTGGACAAGTGGACCAAGAAGTACAACAAGGATAAGAAGATTGAACTCTGGCTCACCGAATGGAACTCTGTTGACTTCAACCCGGGTCCGCAGACCTTGTCTGTCGAAAACGGCTTGTTCGTCGCTGACTACCTCGGTATGCTCGCTACTGAAAACGTCGATAACGCTCAGTACTGGGATATCCACAACGACATCACTCCGGAAGGCGGTGACTACGGTTACTTGACCCGTTCTGGTGAAGAATGCATGAACTGCCCGCGCCCGAGCTACTGGGCATTCCAGATGGCTTCTGACGCTCTCCGTGGCAAGCTCATGAAGACCACCATCAAGGGTGACGAAGACGCTCTCCTGACCGCTTACTACACTGTAAACGGCAACAAGAAGCAGCTCCTCCTCGTGAACAAGAGCCCGTACAGCGACTTCGACATCAAGCTCGACATTCCGGGCTTCAAGGGCAAGGCTTCTGTCCAGACTTTGGACAAGACTTCCGAAAAGCTCAAGGAAGGCTGGGCAAACGACCCGTCCAAGAAGGCTAAGACTGTCGATATCTCTAAGGGTATCAAGGTCGGCAAGCGCACCCTTACTCTCATCACTTTGAACTAAGTCGATGAATTAAGGTTCGCAAACTAGATTCTCGAAATCTTGAAAGGACTCCGCCGGAAACGGCGGGGTTCTTTTTTTCTAAATTCAGCCTTAAAGTATGAAACGCCTTCTCATTTTGTTGCAGCTTGTTGCATCGGTTGCCTTTGCCGCACCTTTGTCTGCGCCGTATTCGCATGATGGCTTGTTTGCAAATGCTGCAATGGGGCTTGGTTACGCATCATTTGAAAATACAAATGGCAAGGAATCTATGACTGCTGACGGTCTTGGCGTCATGCTTCACGGAAAGCTGGGCTATTATGCCGTTACGGATTTGGCCCTGCATGCGAACTTGGGATATGTGATGTATTCCAATTTTCGAGAAGCCGTGTATGGAACTTCACAGTATGTAGACCATGATTTTTATGTGCTTAGTTCTGTCTATGTAGGTGCCGGGATCACGTATTATGTGCCCCAATGGAATAATATTTTCTTTAGCGGTTCTCTTGGAGTGACGGGTTATGCAACGAATAACCGAAGGTTTAAAGGAAATACTGGGCTACGTGCTTTTAGCTTTGGACTTGAAGCGGGTAAGGAATGGTGGGTGAGTGAACACGTTGCTTTAGGCGCGTCCGTCGCATTCAATTCCGGCGAATACTGGTCCGATGACGATGGCGTGTTCCGCTCGTCGTCAATTATGCTTTTGTTCTCGATAACATTGAATTAAAAAAATCCCTGAAATGAATTCAGGGACTTTTTAATGAAATTCTAGTAACTAATGACTAGTGACTAAGAACTGCGCGAATGCGCTATTATCTCTCGAGCTTGAAGTAGACTGCGGCAAGAGGCGGAAGCTTGATGTTCAAGCTCCATTCGCGGTTCTGCCACGGAACATCCTGCGTCCAGACTTCACCGAGATTGCCCACGTTAGAGCCGCCGAACATGGCTGCGTCAGTGTTGAAAATTTCTTTCCAAGCACCGCGAGCAGGAGCGCCCAGACGGTAATCGTTACGGACAACCGGCGTGAAGTTGAACACGCAGAGAATCATGTTGCCATGGTCATCCTTGCGGACGAAGCTTACGATGGAGTTGTCGGCGTCATCGCACCAGATCCATTCAAATCCGGTGTAGTAATGGTCGATTTCCCACAGCGGAGAATTTTCTTTGTAGATGTGGTTCAGGACCTTCATCATTTCGAGGAGCTTGCCATGGCTATCCCAGCTGATCAAGTGCCAGTCGAGTGAACGCTTTTCGTTCCATTCGCGGAACTGACCGAATTCGTTGCCCATGAAGTTGAGCTTCTTGCCCGGGTGTGCGTACTGGAATGCGTAGGTGAGGCGGAGGTTTGCAAACTTCTGCCAGTTGTCGCCAGGCATCTTGCCGAGCATGGATCCCTTGCCGTGCACCACTTCGTCATGGCTGAAAACTTGTATGAAGTTTTCAGAATAAGCGTAGACCATGCTGAATGTGAGCTGGTTGTGGTGGTACTTGCGGTGGATCGGTTCGTGCTGGATGTAGGAGAGGAAGTCGTTCATCCAGCCCATGTTCCACTTGTAGTGGAAGCCGAGACCGCCCTGCTCTGGCGGGCGTGTGATGCTCGGGAAGCTTGTCGATTCTTCGGCGATAAGGATGGCATGCGGGGTCAAGCGGCCCATGATGCTGTTCAAGTGCTTCAGGAATTCGAGCGTGTCGTAGTTGATGTTGCCGCCGTCCTTGTTCGGCACCCATTCGCCTGGACCCTTACCGTAGTCGAGGTAAAGCATGGAGGCAACGGCATCGACGCGCAGACCGTCGCAGTGGAATTCCTTGAGCCAGTACATCGCGTTTGCAATGAGGAAGTTCTTGACTTCGTTACGGCCGAGGTTAAAGATGTAGGTGCCCCAGTGCGGGTGTTCGCCCTGACGCGGGTCGGCGTGTTCGTAGCAGGCGGTGCCGTCGAAACGTCCGAGAGCGTGAGCGTCTTTCGGGAAGTGAGCCGGAACCCAGTCCAAAATCACGCCGATTTCGTTCTGGTGGCAGAGGTCCACAAAGTGGCGGAACTGGTCTGGTGTGCCGTAGCGGCTCGTGGGGGAGTAGTAACCGGTGACCTGGTAGCCCCAGGATTCGTCGAGCGGGTGTTCGGCGAGCGGCAAGAATTCCACGTGCGTGTAGCCCATTTCCTTGAGGTACGGGATGAGGCGTTCGGAGAGTTCGTCCCAGTTGAGGAAACGGTCCGGGTTGGCCGGGTCGCGGCGCCAGGAACCGGCGTGGACTTCGTAAATGTTCATCGGAGCGCCAAAGACCTTTGTGGCCCAGTGCGTCTTCATGTAAAGATCGTCGCCCCATTCGTAACCGTCGAGGTGCGTGGTGATGGAGGCTGTTGCCGGGCGGACTTCGGCAAGCTTTGCAAGCGGGTCTACCTTCACATGGAGGTTCCCGTCGGCGCCGTGAATTTCAAAGCGGTAAAGTTCGTTTTCGCCAAGATTCGGAATGAAGATTTCCCAAATGCCCGAGGCTCCGAGCATGCGCATCTGGTGACGGCGGCCGTCCCAGCTGTTGAAATTGCCGACTACAGAAACGGCATGAGCGTTCGGCGCCCAGACGGCGAAGTGAACGCCCTTGAATCCCTGGTGCTCGATGATGTTTGCGCCGAGCTTGCGGTAAAGTTCGTAGTGCGTACCCGTTGCAATCAGGTGGCGGTCAAAGTCGCTGAGGACCGGCAAGAATGCATAAGGATCGACGAGTGTGTATTCGATACCGTCACCTTGCTTGATGATGAGCTTGTAAAAGAACGGCTTGTATTCCAAGTCGAGGATGGCTTCGAAAAATCCAGTGTCGCCAAGCTTCACAAAGTCAAATTCTTCGGTACCGTCGCACGATTCACCGCGGACAAAGCATGCCTGCGGCTGGTAGGTGCGGATGACGGTCTTGATTCCGCGATCGGTCTCGATCGGGTGGATGCCTAAAATTGAAAACGGGTCTTTTGTCTTGAAGTCCCAAATTGCCTGCATGTTTTCTGCGGTCAGGCTCGTGAAATCATTCCATTCCATAGGTTTTCCCACTTAATGTTTTAACGCAAAGAAAAATAACATAAAATGGGAATGTTAAGCGAATAATTGCAATAAAAACTGTAATTTTAGAGCTTGTTGAGGTATGGGGTCGCGCTAAAGCGCTTTGAGCGCGCTTCGCTTTGGGCTATGAACAATTTGTTTTTAGCCCATACCTCAAAGGGCCGAAAGGCCCGACCTCATAGCTAGAATTATTTTGTTACATTTATTTTGAATGGAGGCTTACAATGGCTGTAGTGATGGATGAAAATGAAAACCCGGTGAAGTTTGAAAAGCTTTTTAAGGTGACGCCCGAAATGATTGACGAGAACAAGCACATGAATAATGTGTGGGCGGTGCAGTGGGTTCAGGATATTTCGATTGCTCATTCGGATTCCGTC is a window from the Fibrobacter sp. UWB4 genome containing:
- a CDS encoding homoserine O-acetyltransferase codes for the protein MSEYLHKSFGPVVPKDFNKDYGEKGFLLESGKTLPALTLRYETYGTLNSAGDNAVWVCSPLTADAHAAGWYTENDKKPGWWDELIGPGKAIDTDRFFVVCSNILGGCKGSTGPATINPRTGKPYGSTFPTITIGDMVHAQKELANALGIKEFYSVIGGSMGGFQAMKWAIYYPEQVKRIIVIASSPRFSSQALGFEVVARDVITQDPNFHGGDYYEEGKTRPDIGLANARKLAHITYLSAVGMEKKFKRAQDQENRNHAVSYTTPYDLNLPIESYLRYQGTKFVDRFDANSYLHIAHATDAFDLETEYGSIENAFKDIKAEVLNVNLSTDWLFPPHESRRITSALLNTGKTVTSLELDTQFGHDGFLIEVGELGKAVGRFLDSKIIPQNGTQALPVFHDQSDFQRISKLVKEGSHVLDLGCGSGDLLDYLIRKKNVTGFGIEKNIKGILDCLEKDVQVIQRDLDESGLTDIKDGSFDYAIINRTIQEIRDPVALLNELLRVAKQVIVTFPNFGHWSARGSLMLHGRMPISKELPYEWYDTPNIRVLTLKDFYTLCNKEGFKIENLHFQNEHKISKFLTAIGLANFGAEHVIATISKLDERRETRDERG
- a CDS encoding carbohydrate binding domain-containing protein, yielding MIKQSLKVASLAVLGLSVTAAMAQPKRPHLAVYKFFDEQYRPGGYDYSYGGTSKGVTITKSGGYKSKAALNIKLDPKEYSGASICLYNEFFDLNKYMLDSKVEFMIKGKNGGEAVKVGLLDEEVSDGKKTQVVLPMNKYIEGGAVTTDWKKVSIPLVDFPDRGLYWDNTRKSEFPARIDWDKIAEIRFSIDKSAASEFEVWIDNIEIVKGNKKAAPKKQMVYWDENNDVIDGPKNPEKLDGKAKTLATFYDNQVKGFAYSYGGLTAQREAQSKTPGNKNVLAMYIDNNDWSGVTYSLGEGKFIDLSKVRDKGGLYFWIKGKLGGEKLYVGILDNQGNDIKSQTKVGLNDWIKVSKDWQLAKIPLKRFTDKGKAWDANKQAEVAKDIKWDKIQEIRFSVGKGENAGEPGKPAPVTVFVDQITFTSNIDWVDPDLKWDSFKSNAPDYVISDFEGKFAKDKWEPSTGPKSQLKFKIENCAEFKSNCLNIEHYLLADWVDVVLDMQKNGRPAADRDWTKHWGLMFDVYSDKAWQSITVQVQDAGNEIFVSNVGAPKGKTTILVPFRTFGKFPYYQPPNAVENGLFDLKGVTALDFKPSGEGTAGGFKVDNIRLTNQRAVKAKERPAVIKVLVKGEKEVLNPEISGGLFGINAALWDGDMLDNKNFKVQTREFAKRINHGIIRYPGGLRADDDHWKEILDNHDWMVDTDEFLEWLKKTGSNAMFTVNFGSGTEQEAAAWVKHTNIDKKAGILYWEIGNEIYGNWHPYYEKYGKDGGTIYGKRARKFIEAMKKVDPTIKVAVLGVLEGDWNEKVLAETGDIADGLIVHHYPQHFGEENDFAMLSAPQTLTAIYERLHKVVDKWTKKYNKDKKIELWLTEWNSVDFNPGPQTLSVENGLFVADYLGMLATENVDNAQYWDIHNDITPEGGDYGYLTRSGEECMNCPRPSYWAFQMASDALRGKLMKTTIKGDEDALLTAYYTVNGNKKQLLLVNKSPYSDFDIKLDIPGFKGKASVQTLDKTSEKLKEGWANDPSKKAKTVDISKGIKVGKRTLTLITLN
- the glgB gene encoding 1,4-alpha-glucan branching protein GlgB; this translates as MEWNDFTSLTAENMQAIWDFKTKDPFSILGIHPIETDRGIKTVIRTYQPQACFVRGESCDGTEEFDFVKLGDTGFFEAILDLEYKPFFYKLIIKQGDGIEYTLVDPYAFLPVLSDFDRHLIATGTHYELYRKLGANIIEHQGFKGVHFAVWAPNAHAVSVVGNFNSWDGRRHQMRMLGASGIWEIFIPNLGENELYRFEIHGADGNLHVKVDPLAKLAEVRPATASITTHLDGYEWGDDLYMKTHWATKVFGAPMNIYEVHAGSWRRDPANPDRFLNWDELSERLIPYLKEMGYTHVEFLPLAEHPLDESWGYQVTGYYSPTSRYGTPDQFRHFVDLCHQNEIGVILDWVPAHFPKDAHALGRFDGTACYEHADPRQGEHPHWGTYIFNLGRNEVKNFLIANAMYWLKEFHCDGLRVDAVASMLYLDYGKGPGEWVPNKDGGNINYDTLEFLKHLNSIMGRLTPHAILIAEESTSFPSITRPPEQGGLGFHYKWNMGWMNDFLSYIQHEPIHRKYHHNQLTFSMVYAYSENFIQVFSHDEVVHGKGSMLGKMPGDNWQKFANLRLTYAFQYAHPGKKLNFMGNEFGQFREWNEKRSLDWHLISWDSHGKLLEMMKVLNHIYKENSPLWEIDHYYTGFEWIWCDDADNSIVSFVRKDDHGNMILCVFNFTPVVRNDYRLGAPARGAWKEIFNTDAAMFGGSNVGNLGEVWTQDVPWQNREWSLNIKLPPLAAVYFKLER
- a CDS encoding thioredoxin domain-containing protein, yielding MKRLSLFAMALVVSGLVACNQASAGGSFNQQARLDNLEKDFKQVKEEFEIIKYALDKRGISLEQARAEMEADNKVWDIPDDESPVFGNTKNPKLTIVEFTEFQCPYCSRIAPTMQELNKKYPNEIKFVYKHFPLSFHSNAKAAAASSIAAQKQGKFWEYRYALAPHSRELSDSIYIAVAKEVGLNIEQFKKDMVLDSAMSARIDKDFQLGVKVGVQGTPNFYINGKRQDRFSPDLVEKMLKEAK